The DNA sequence CCCTTCTCTGTTCTAAGTCAAATATATTAACATTTGATTACATGGATCAAACTGCTTAATTTAGTAATGAATATGTGTGTTCTTAAACAGAGATGGTGGGTTCCATGTTTTAAAGCACATTCTAATAGCTGgtatgccagtctgtttctgtatATTCCAGTGTTCACCAACACCGCTATTTAGGTAAACATTCCGGTCAACTGTCAATATGTTCaatatcactcattcatatatctttatgtacatattctttatccctttacactgtgtataagacagtagttttggaattgttagttagattacttgttggttattactgcattgtcggaactagaagcacaagcatttcgcttctctcgcattaacatctgctaaccatgtgtatgtgacaaataaaatttgatttgatttgatttcctccTCCATGTGTCTGTTCTACCATTAGATGTTGATGAATGCCTTGGACATCGTGCTCATCGTCCCTGCAGTCCTTCAGCTTTGTGTCACCATCAGCTCTGCGGTGTTGGGTCTCAAGGCTTTGTACAAGGATGGAAAGGAGGGAAAAGAGGTATGAACAGAGAACCCTTGAACAGAGCGAATACAACGGCCATACAAATGGAAGTAGAATACGGatttgtagacacacacacacacacaaccaaggtAGTGTTTGTTGTGTCCTCCCAAGTAATGTGTAACTTTGCTCTGATATGTTGCAGAACATCCAGGACCTGGAGCAGCATAAGCCTCTGCTGGAGGAGGTCACCACTAACCCTGCAGCTTAAAGAGCACAGATCTGATATACTTTATTGTCCACGAGGGTACATTTTGTTGTGGATGATTTAGTGGTGCTGCTTCCACATGAAATCCATAGAATCAAATGTATTCGACATCAATGGAACATCATCATCATACACGCCCCCacacatttttttgtttcatacatacagtatgtagtacaTATAGTTAACATACAACCAGTGTCAAGTCGCAGTAAATTAAGTATGTCTTCATGCAGTTTGAGTCATGTTTTTTGTATTTGTCATTTTTACAAAACTGAAAGGACAGATAAAGGGGAATATATCAAGTTAATTACTGAATTGATTGTTTTATATTATTTCTTTTTTGTATTTTGATATTTTCTTACTGtgttaccccccaaaaaaaaaacatacaaataataataattaacaaACTGTCTTAGCTCAACAGTTTCAAAACCGTTTTCCTTAACATTGCCATCAGGTGGCAGTCATCCCCATACAAACATACAACATTGGTTGCTCATAGGTTATCTTGGAGGCAAATACGGGTAGCGAAAACGGCAACATAAAGTGTCTTCAGGTCTAAGCCCATAAGGTCGCAATATCTACTAAGTTAAGATATGGAATTGTTTTCAGATGGTCATAAAATTGCTAAGTTTGCCATTTGAATTTGAGTACCCCTGTAggtatatacattatatatatatatatatatatatatatatatatatatatatatatatatatatatatatatatatatgcatatatttgatgaaacattgaatttggcctttactgctATAAGCCATAGAAACAAATTGATTAACACAATTTGTATATAGCAAAACAGACAGTCCAAAAATAAATtgtaaggaataaggttttgaagtgtctgtcctatacaCTGGCGTTACGCAGTTTCTCTGGACCCCCGCAAGGTTGGAGTGGGGCCCCCACTCCCTAAAATAAACACAATGTGTCAGCCAGAGAGTCACTCACAAAGTGTAGACTACCAaccactgtccatggtgctgaaattagAACATATCTATGCGGCTGCCTATCGTATCGATGATAGGCTTTCTGTGGCGACAAGGCATGTAGCCAATAGCTTTGCTTTAGCAAAGGGATACATGTTTATTGGTAGGCCTATTTGGTCATCATTTTCTCATGTTAAGCTTAACATTTCACGAAGCTGTACACAGTTCCGCAAGTCTGCCATCATTAAAATGATGTCTGGTGGCAATAATATAATCACTGGTTCAGTAATTAAAGTTGGAAATTTAAACATTGCagattataaaatgtattttcgaTACAACAGAATACTAATCTGCAACCAATTtataaaaaatagaaaaacaCCACTGTCTTGTATAGCCTACCTGAGCCTGCATGCCCATGATCAGTCCTCGTGCTCTGGCTAATAGCATACACAAATGAGCTGCAATCAAAGTCAATTAGATGAAATCCAACTTGAGAGGCTCCTCTGGTCTTCAAAATTCTTCCTGAGATGTTGTGCATTATACTGTATGTCCATTGCGCTGCACACAATTGAAACTTAGTCTTGAATGATgcatgtatcacaattccagtgggtcagaagtttacatgcactaagttgactgtgcctttaaacagcttggaaaattccagaaaatgatgtcatggctttagaagcttctgataggctatttgacatcatttgaatcaattggatgtgtacctgtggatgtatttcaaggcctaccttcaaacaaagtgcctctttgcttgacatcatgggaaaatcaaaataaatcagccaagatctcagaaaaaaaaagtaagacctccacatgtctgtttcaccattgggagcaatttccaaacgcctgaaggtaccacgtttatctgtacaaacaatagtacacaagtataaacaccatgggatgaatgtactttggtgtgaaaagtgcaaatcaattccagaacaacagcaaaggaccctgtgaagatgctggaggaaacaggcacaaaagcatctatatccacagtaaaatgagtcctatatcgacataacctgaaaggctgttcagcgaagaagaagccactgctccaaaaccgccataaaaaagccagactatggtttgcaactgcacatggggacaaagattgtactttttagagaaatgtcctctggtctgttggccataatgaccatcgttatgtttggaggaaaaagggggatgcttgcaagccgaagaacaccatcccaaccgtgaagcactggggtggcagcatcatgttgtgggggtgcttttctgcaggagggagtggtttacttcacaaaattgatggcatcatgagggaggaattttttttgtggatatattgaagcaacatctcaagacattagtcaggaagttaaagcttggtcgcaaatgggtctaccaaatgaacaatgaccctaagcacacttccaaagttgtgccaaaatggcttaaggacaacaaagtcaaggtattagagtggccatcacaaagccctgacctcaatcccatagaaaatatgtgggcagaactgaaaaagcgtgcgcgagcaaggaggcttacaaacctgactcggttacaccagctctgtcaggaggattgggcgaaaattcacccaacttattgtgggaagcttgtggaagactacccaaaacgtttgacccaagttaaacaatttaaagtcaatgttaccaaatactaattgagtgtatgtaaacttctgacccactaggaacgtgatgaaagaaataaaagctgaaataaatcattctctctactatttttctgacatttcacattcttaaaataaagtggtgatcctaactgacctaaaacagggattttttactcagattaaatgtcaggaattgtgaaaaacttaatttaaatgtatttggctaaggtgtatgtaaacctccgactttaactgtatattgtcaataaaaatatataatgtgccatttgcttaatataatgaattttaaatgatttctacttttactttttatacttaagtacattttagcaattccatttacttttgatacctacgtatatttaaaaccaaatacttttactcaagtagtattttactgggtatttcatgtgaaatatcatcacatgtgaagtgttccaaaatcACATGGTTCAACATGATTTCACAAGTGAAATAAAATGTTACATGTGCAAATCATAACACTCAAACTCTGAAGATCTTCAATCCTTTTCAACTCAGGTGTGCAGAGTTAAATCACATTTTAAGTTTGATGACAACAACAGTTGCAAGCCTGAAAATGTATGGACCTTGTGCAGAAAACATGCTGCACTTCATTTTGCCCCCAACAATCTTACTACCTCAAAGAAGCATTGGCAGAAAAAGAGagcaaaaaaaaggaaaaaaagaccCCAATCAATGAATGAAGGATTGGAGGAAAATTACTCTATATTCTGCAAGCATGTTGTAATGTTCAAAGGATAGACTGTAACTTAGGTAAACTTACATTTAAATCAGTTCCCTTTGAAGCTTCTCAGAGGGATTATCTGTATTCCTCCTTACATAAATAGACTGTCAGGTTCCTCATAATGAAAATTCAATATATTCTCTGCAAAGGGTTTAAACTTGGCTGTACTTAGTCTCATAACCTTGTGATACATCTCAGAAAGCCTTAACTTCCTAGTTTCTCTATGCAGTACCTCTGTGAGGGCCTTGTGATGCTGCCAGTGAATTTCTGGAGCCCACCATCTGATAACCATTCAGTTATTTCCAAGGAGACAGGATTAAACAAGAGACAGGGTGACGTTAAGGTGATAAGTGCCAGCACAATGTATCCCTGCATGGCGTACACATCTTTTCGTTGCCTCGTGATGTTTTTCTGCGTTCCTGAGGTCACCTGATGGGCCGGCTCAATTATGGACTGTGTGGACAAATCATATTCATGGAAGAGTAATTTTGGTCTGATTGAAAGCATCTCTCAGCCTATTCACCAGTCTAGCATGGTCAGCCCCCTCTTGAGTATAGACAAAGTCTAGCCTGAGAGTGGAGCCATCCCATGAATGCAGAGGCCACTTTGTGTtaggtcagggatgggcaactccagacCTCAGGGGCCTGATCAGTGTCAGACTTTtgacccagctaacacacctgactccaataatcagcTAATCATGATATTCAGTTTAGACCGCAATTAGTTTAATCAGTTGTGTTTACTAGGGCCGGGGGAAAAATTCATCACTctggcccccgaggactggagttgccaaTCCCATTGTTACTTAAAGAATTTAAACCAAAAAGAAATGCAGATGTCCGCAGAATATTGCGTCACAATTAAATTCAGATTGTTCAAAAAGTTGTTGAAGAAGCGATGACCATGGTGTCACAATATGGACACTGAAATCAAAAGGCAGGCATTAAGTCAGTCTAATCAACACTGTTCTTGATTTCAGATGGTTTATGACAAGAAGAAATGAACAATGAGTCTAGAGGTAGACACAAAACTGTCTCTAGACTGCTAGGACAAAAAGTAAAAAAGTGATCAATAGAGAATAGTCAAAATTACTTAACAGGTAAAAGAGAAATTAACCAGGATTCAGAGGGGAAAGAGATGGGCCTTCAACAGAACCCTGAGGTGCTCCAGAATCTCCATCATGATATTACATTAAGCAAATAATGATCATTCTGCACAATTCCCCACATTTAGACAGGCCCACTGGCTTAAGATGGACCAGCCCATTTGGCATTTACCCAAACTGTCAGGTTCTGACACATACCTAACAAATAATTTCATGATCTAATGTCTTAATATGTGTTCATTATTAGCCTGTCTGCAAGTCTGTCTCTGATTTGGCCAATATCTTGCCAAAAATGTCAATGATGCTGTGAAGCATTGCTGAATTCTAGAGACCAATAACCTAGTACCCATGCTTAATCATTGAAATGTTTTACTGAAAATAAACTTCACagcaaggttattatagttttgtgattttctatgagttttaaaaaatatattagaaATTCAGTTTCAGTTAGTTTTCAGACTTGGATTTATTAGTTTTTTATTTAGTTTGAGTTTAATAAAATAATTTATATTTTGTTATTTATCATTTATTTTCAGTTTTAGTGTTAGGGACAGAAAATAACCTTATGTGTGGGAGGTTAGGAGCCATTCATGTGTTGTAGGCCTATAGTTTGTGTTTTCTGGGGATGTCACTTCTTGCCACTGGGGATCAATAATACATAAGGTCAAGGCATAGGTTTGATTATGTGTAAATTATGAATCAATCTTAATATGACGTGGATTTAAAATGATAATCGTCGTTTCTCCACTCAGATTCAAACATTTCTGTTGCACAGTTCAAAGCTATTGCTAGCTCTGGTTGATGTTGGTCATGGGTATTCTCTTGCCTGTTCTGTAACAGCTTGATAGCCTTGACTATGTTTGCCACGTGATCTTCTCTTCTCGTATGTCCTATGCGTCCATTTGCAAAGCAATCAACCCATTTACTCTAGCAACGACAGGAGTTTTACATTTGGGATCAAGTGATTGGTTGAATTTTCTGAAGGCTGGTTCATCGCACAGTCTCGTGGACTTGCCAGACTGGATGAATAAATTAACCAGTGCtgcctcttttttttttactcaattaAATTAGGTTGCCATATTTCTGCCCTTTTCATGCAAACCGCTAAAGTTGGTTGTCCTAGCAATGCCGTTGACGTGCATCTACTAATAACTGGTGGCTGTCTCACCTTGTCTTTATCCTGAAATTGTTTGTATGATTCTTTGTGGGCGCTGTTCAGGTGAACTTTGAGGTTGGTTGGGTTTTCCAATTGATCTCTGTTCCACACATGCTGCTGACACTACAATACATTTTCTTTTGTCTTTTCCTGCAATGAACTCAAAACAATCTCATACAGGGCTTTACCTTTTGCTGCCACCATTGTTCAGGCTCACAGTCAGCGATCGCCCTAGGATTTCTTCCCTGTTAGCTACTGACAGCTGGTGATAGTGATGCACAAGCTAGGCCTATTTGAAACATCGCCATATACTGGCAGCATTTATCAGCCAGATTCAGAAGCTTGAAAACCCCATCAGAAAAAAACTTGAAGACCCCATTTGAGAAGGAAAACAATTACAGCTAAACATAATTGATGATGGTttgtactttattttttatttgtcttGCAGTTAAAGATAAGTTTCACTAAAGTTTaagtttttcaaatgtttttcttaatgattttatttcagtttactgCATTGTTTTTCcaattgttgtttttattttagtTTCAGTTTTCGTTTACTTTAACAACCTTGCTTCACAGGTTTTTCAAATATTAAACATAGAAAGTAAAACATATTTGATGTGAGTTGGTTATTGCACTATAGATATAGTAGTTTATGTAACATAACAGTTTATGATACATTCGTTTCATAGTTATGCTAGGAAGATGTGAACTATCTAGCTGGTGTGCTAGTAGTAGCCACTGTGCAATAACTTCACATCCCCTGAGACCTGAAGTGGTGTTGCTTCCAGTCTACCACAACCGTGggttgagtgtacaaaacattaggaacatcttcctaatattgagttgcaccccattttcccctcagaacagtctcaattcatcgcagcatggactacaaggtgtcgaaagcgttccacaaggatgctggcccatgttgacaccaatgcttcccacagttgtgtcaagttggctggatgtcctttgggtggtggaccattcttgatacacatggatAACTGTCAtgcgtgaaaaccccagcagcgttgcagttcttgacacactcaaaccggtgcgcctggcacctactaccataccctgttcaaaggcattaaatattttgtcttgcccattcacccactgaatggcacacaaacaatccatgtctcaattgtctcgacgCTTACAAAtcgttctttaacctgtcttctccccttcgtctacactgaCAGAAGTAgaattaacaggtgacatcaataagggatcatagcttttacctggagacacctggtcagtctatgttatggaaagaggttgtgttcctaatgttttatacagtcACTGTAGATTTGAGAGTACAAATTGTAGTGTGAGCTTGGTCAAACAGAAAAAAACTCCAATACAGTTTCCTAAATATATAGTCTAATTTTCATGTAGAACACATAATTTGTATCAACAAAACAGAAACATTTCTATCAGTTTATTCATCGTGAGAATAGTTTTGACCCTGCTCTTTCCAAAGAGGGGATGTGCAAGTTCTGTGCCTAAGATATTAAAGCCACATGGCTTACAGAGCACTTTGGGTGTTTTCAAACTATAATGGCATGGCCACAGCTTCTGTCCCTCAGATAGCTCTACCCTCTGACTCTGATTGTTTTGCTATGATGtcattgaatatatatatatatatatatcacattgaGTACAATACATTTTTCCGATCTGTAACTCCTCACCTTACATGCAGATTTAGGCAATCCCAGTGCAGTATCAGCCCTTTCCTCAAACATACTATACTGTGGTGACCAAAGACAGCAAACCAAATAAATCAAGATAATTTATTTTAACATAGTAATATCCATCTTTGTTTTTATTTGATACAGTAATTTGTGTGATACGAGTAAGGCATATTGATAGAGGTACTAGAACAAAATAATTCCTTTTAGATCAGAGAAAACATCTTGAACATGTCACTCCCCTCATTATCTAAAGAAAACCACACAAACATGCTACTCTGTATGAAGAGATGATAGTGCCTTGTAGATTAATTATATTATCATTTGTGTTGTTTAGGGCTCAGATACTCATATGTTGACAAAGTAATATAGACATGGCTTAAAATTatgcaataaggcccgagggggtgcagtatatggccaatataccacggctaagggctgtttttaTGCATGATGcaaagcggagtgcctggacacagcccacagtgcctggacacagcccccatggtatattgaccatataccaccaacccttgaggtgccttattgctattataaactggttctcAATGTAATGAGAGCAGTAAAGatgtatgttttgtcatacccgtggtatactaTCCGATATGCTatagctgtcagccaatcagcattcagggcacaaaccacccagtttagaaTGTTGAATATGGAGTCCTTATTACTTAGTTTAAGGGGGTGCAATGAATTGTGTTCTTTTCATCCCCTTTAAAAGGGTTTAAGTTATTGCCAATGGCTAGTTTGTAATACGCAGGCCATAGACGTCAAACCACCACTTCATAATCATTCATTTATTGCATTTACAAAATGCAGTcaaaactggtactgtatatagcacCTTTCCAGATGCTCCAAGTGCTgtaaggagggtgtgtgtgtgtgtgggggttggggGGAACTCACCTCATCCACTACCAATGTGAAGCACCCATAAAAGTATTAAAATCCCTCAGAAAATAAAAGTTGCAAACTACAGTGAATGCATGGAAAATGGAATGGGTTAAACATTATGATACTAAATGTAAATACTTCATAGGGTTGTGGAACTATGGACTGAGTCGAGATGACCTGTGATACCAACATTTCTGTTGCACATCACAACAGGTAAAGATGTGACGAGCGTATCTATGCTAGGCATTCATGAGCACATCTTCACAGCAATAATATGTCTTAACATGCCTTTGTAGTGGGTTGATTGATCAAATCATATGGAATGGGAGCAGGTTCACTGAAGCAGTGTGTTCCAAAATAACATAGACAGGAATAACAAAACACAATGTCAGTTGAGTTGTTGtcatatcacaggaggttggtggcaccttaattggggaaaacaggcttgtggtaatggctggaatggaataagtAGAATAGTGTTGAATATATTCCGTTCGCGCCGTTCCAGCCCTTTCTATGAGACGTCATCCCCTCGGCAGCCTCTACTGTGTCATATGAATGTAAATTGCAGCAGCTGAAAATGAGTcaaaggtgttttttttttttttttacatataaaAAGAGGGAAAATGCAATTCTAGTTATGCAAACTTGAGGGATTTCTTTTTACAAACATTAGGCTTTTATATTTACACACTTCATAAACATTATGTGATTTGGTCAATATAGAACATGTATCAAGACACAAAGATTAATTTAGATTCTCAGAGGCATAGATCATGACTATCACAGTTATTATGTGTGGTTTATTTGAAAATGTAAAGCAGATTTTATTTACACTATTTTAGTAGGGGGCATACATAAAAGAAAAACATTACAAAGAACAGATTAACAGGTAAAACAGTCTTTGGTAAGTATCATGCCTTATAATAAATGTTAGCCTATGTTCCTCCTCATTAGTATAGCTGGGGATCAGAACTCAactgagaaaaagagaaagtactTGGCAATGTCAGTCTTAGTGTAAAGATCAAATTGGACTGAATATAACATTGGGAGCTAAGGCTAATTATTCATTCATTTTTAAGTAAGAAAAAGTCAATTGTAGTGAACACAAACATAGAAGTTCTTGTGCTCCTCCCAGTAGTGTAGCTCTTCGGCAAAGCTCCAGACACAGGCCAGGTCTTTGCAAGTCTTGACCGTGTGGACTGCACATGGACCTGGCAACTGCTCAAACAGGAGCTCAGCTGTACCCACTACGGTGAGTTTCTTCTGACCCTGGATCAGCTGCTGGATGTGGGCCTTGTCCAGAGGCTCGGGCGAGGCACTGTAGGAGACCATGACGTTCAGCTTCTCGTCTGTCGCTGGCACCTGAAAGCGATTTTTTCCTGTGGGGCACTGGATGTCTTTTTTGTTGGAGAACAGGCCCGAAGGGGAGCTAAATATACGGACAGACCAGCACACCCAGTCATACTTTCTTTTCAGCTTCTCCAAAATGGCATCTGCCAGCTGCTGGTTGCTCAGGTCAGAGTGGTCCCTAACCAACCTCCGGGAATCCAGTTCAGACTGCTTGGGGAAGCTGGTGATGCAGTCCTCAATGACAGCATTCATTTTCACCTGTACATCCTTCATCTTTTCACCCCAGTCTTGAAGAAGCTTCTCTTCGTCATCGCAGTCCTTTAGAGCGGTGTAGCCCATCAGAGCGATGAGGCCTATGCAAAAGAGTTTCTTCAACCTGGCACAGAAGTCTTCCATTGCGCGTCGACTTTTCTCTTCATAGTTAAGAGTAATTTCCAACACTGACTCTCCAGAGAAGTTGTCTCCCGTCACGGCACTATAGAGGGTGTGTAGGTTTTTGTCGCCACCTGTTTTGACAAAATGCTCCATGAAAAGCTTCTTCTTGACCTCACGAAACTTGGGTTTGGCATTGAGGATGTCCATGTACTTGCGGAACTGGTTGGAGATGTTCTCCTCTACAGAAAAGTAGGCAGCGTCCGCTCCGCTCTTCTTGATCTCCTCGTTAATACGCTGCATCTCCTCTGAAACCACCTCCAGGCGTTCACGAACCTTCTGGAACTGCTCCTTCATGAACGCAGCTTCCTTGCTCTCCACATTGTCCAGGGCCAATTTCACGATGGGAGCAGCGATGGCGAAAACAGGGAAGAGGTCACCTGCGATACTGGCCACCACCTCAGCTCCCTGTTCAAACACTTCCATTACAGTCTCTACCACGTTCTTCTTCTCTGCTACGATCTTCTGTAGCTGGCCGGCCATCTTTGCTGGTATTGTTATTATTCAGTGCACAACAAATAACAGTATAACATCTGGGGGAAAAAGAGCATAAGGACATGGTCAAAAGGATGTTTGAACTATTTTATTTACATTAGACATGATAAAGTCTATGGTCTACAGAATGACTCGACTAAACTGACACTTAATAATAGCAGAGTTTACCAAAGTCAGTCCTGGGGCCGCACTGAGTTTGTGAAACGCTGGTCTATAGAATGACTCTTGACAAAGACAGAAACCTTTCTACTGACGCTTAACTAAAGCATTATTGAAGATCCATTTAAAATATAGA is a window from the Oncorhynchus tshawytscha isolate Ot180627B linkage group LG03, Otsh_v2.0, whole genome shotgun sequence genome containing:
- the LOC112229546 gene encoding protein rapunzel, which encodes MAGQLQKIVAEKKNVVETVMEVFEQGAEVVASIAGDLFPVFAIAAPIVKLALDNVESKEAAFMKEQFQKVRERLEVVSEEMQRINEEIKKSGADAAYFSVEENISNQFRKYMDILNAKPKFREVKKKLFMEHFVKTGGDKNLHTLYSAVTGDNFSGESVLEITLNYEEKSRRAMEDFCARLKKLFCIGLIALMGYTALKDCDDEEKLLQDWGEKMKDVQVKMNAVIEDCITSFPKQSELDSRRLVRDHSDLSNQQLADAILEKLKRKYDWVCWSVRIFSSPSGLFSNKKDIQCPTGKNRFQVPATDEKLNVMVSYSASPEPLDKAHIQQLIQGQKKLTVVGTAELLFEQLPGPCAVHTVKTCKDLACVWSFAEELHYWEEHKNFYVCVHYN